The Faecalibacter sp. LW9 genome has a segment encoding these proteins:
- a CDS encoding pyruvate dehydrogenase complex E1 component subunit beta produces the protein MAIKTFREVIAEAMSEEMRRDESVYLMGEEVAEYNGAYKASKGMLDEFGPKRVIDTPIAESGFTGIAVGSTLTGCRPIVEFMTFNFSLVAIDQIVNNAAKIYQMSGGQWNCPIVFRGPTASAGQLGATHSQAFENWYANVPGLKVVVPSNPYDAKGLLKSAIRDNDPVIFMESEQMYGDKMEIPEEEYLIPIGKADIKREGKDVTIVSFGKIMKQALLAAEELAKEGIEAEVIDIRTVRPMDYDTIIASVKKTNRLVILEEARPFASVSTEITYMVQQKAFDYLDAPIKRITTKDTSAPYAPNLFQEWFPQAKEVVDAVKAVMYKS, from the coding sequence ATGGCTATAAAAACTTTTAGAGAAGTAATCGCTGAAGCAATGAGTGAAGAAATGCGTCGCGATGAATCTGTCTACTTAATGGGGGAAGAGGTTGCTGAATACAATGGTGCCTATAAAGCTTCAAAAGGAATGTTAGATGAATTCGGACCGAAACGTGTTATTGATACTCCTATTGCTGAATCTGGATTTACAGGAATTGCAGTGGGTTCTACATTAACTGGATGTCGTCCTATTGTAGAGTTTATGACATTTAACTTCTCATTAGTTGCAATCGACCAAATCGTAAATAACGCAGCAAAAATATACCAAATGTCTGGTGGACAGTGGAATTGTCCAATTGTTTTCCGAGGACCTACAGCCTCAGCAGGACAATTAGGAGCAACTCACTCACAAGCATTTGAAAATTGGTATGCAAATGTACCAGGACTTAAAGTTGTTGTCCCTTCTAATCCATACGATGCAAAAGGATTATTAAAATCAGCAATCCGCGACAATGATCCTGTTATTTTTATGGAATCAGAGCAGATGTACGGTGATAAAATGGAAATTCCAGAAGAGGAATATTTAATTCCAATTGGAAAAGCAGATATCAAACGTGAAGGGAAAGATGTTACAATCGTTTCTTTTGGTAAAATTATGAAGCAAGCTTTATTAGCTGCAGAAGAGTTAGCTAAAGAAGGAATTGAAGCTGAAGTCATTGATATCCGTACAGTACGACCAATGGATTATGATACAATCATTGCATCTGTTAAGAAAACAAATCGTTTAGTGATTTTAGAAGAAGCTAGGCCTTTTGCCTCTGTTTCAACTGAAATTACGTATATGGTTCAACAAAAAGCATTTGATTATTTAGATGCTCCGATCAAACGTATCACAACGAAAGATACATCAGCTCCATACGCACCAAACTTATTCCAAGAATGGTTTCCACAAGCGAAAGAAGTGGTAGACGCGGTTAAAGCTGTGATGTACAAGTCGTAA
- a CDS encoding EamA family transporter, producing the protein MNQSKYIFSAVTAYFLWGFFSFGLKPIAHYQSLDILFYRLFLSVLVLIGINVIFRRHKMRSDWQLFRSLAKKEQQKLSALIVGGSIVLMSNWLVFIIVMNHVSVQAASLSYLVCPIVTTVLAFVILKEKLSKIKWLAVLISGIACTILSFGHFTDLLFSLFVAVTFASYLIIQRSLNRFDSFNLLMTQLSIVAVLMLPMVFLFAGSIPTEPIFYQCIFAIVFLFTVIPMFLNNFALKGINSSTVGILIYLNPIMNFILAITYYKEPITSIQILGYALVLIAILVFNAQTILNTIKKSEA; encoded by the coding sequence ATGAATCAATCAAAATACATCTTTTCTGCAGTAACCGCTTACTTTTTGTGGGGATTTTTTAGTTTTGGTTTAAAACCCATTGCACATTATCAGTCATTGGACATATTGTTTTATCGTCTTTTTTTAAGTGTATTGGTTTTAATCGGAATTAATGTGATTTTTCGTCGCCATAAAATGCGTTCAGATTGGCAATTGTTTCGATCGTTGGCAAAAAAGGAGCAGCAGAAATTATCGGCATTAATTGTAGGTGGTTCAATTGTTCTGATGTCGAATTGGTTGGTTTTTATTATCGTTATGAATCATGTCAGTGTACAAGCCGCATCCTTGTCTTATTTGGTATGTCCCATCGTAACTACCGTATTGGCTTTTGTGATACTAAAGGAAAAGCTCTCAAAAATTAAATGGTTGGCTGTATTAATTAGTGGGATAGCATGTACAATTCTTTCGTTTGGACATTTTACGGATTTGTTATTTAGTTTATTTGTTGCGGTGACTTTTGCAAGTTATTTGATTATTCAACGCAGCTTGAATCGATTTGACAGTTTTAATTTATTAATGACACAATTGTCTATTGTAGCTGTACTGATGTTACCGATGGTATTCTTATTTGCAGGATCCATTCCGACGGAGCCAATATTTTATCAATGCATTTTTGCCATTGTATTTCTATTTACGGTTATTCCGATGTTCTTAAATAACTTTGCGTTAAAAGGAATTAATTCTTCGACGGTAGGAATCTTAATTTATTTGAATCCGATCATGAATTTTATTTTAGCCATCACTTATTACAAAGAACCGATTACAAGTATTCAGATTTTAGGATATGCATTGGTTTTGATTGCTATTTTGGTCTTCAATGCTCAAACAATATTAAATACCATAAAAAAATCCGAAGCATAA
- the recO gene encoding DNA repair protein RecO, with protein MKVIETKAIVLSSLKYGDTSLIVRCYTEQLGLKSFIAKGVFSKKKRNTSIYFPLNEIDIAYTPKNNDQQLVFLKSAQTAYYYESLHFHPVKSAIVFFLAELLNLILKAEEHNSDLYQFIKQSLILFDEKKEDFADFHLVFLMNLTHFLGFYPNDDNEKATLFDLENGFFSESNSSINMLNPIETELFTKLLNTPFDLTTKNHFNQQQRGLLLDILVKYYQIHTNNFKKPNSLQVLHELFS; from the coding sequence ATGAAAGTGATCGAAACAAAAGCAATTGTTTTATCAAGTTTAAAATATGGAGATACAAGCTTAATTGTTCGTTGCTATACCGAACAATTAGGCTTGAAGTCTTTTATAGCCAAAGGAGTGTTTTCGAAAAAGAAAAGAAATACATCCATTTATTTTCCGTTAAACGAGATCGACATTGCGTATACACCTAAAAATAACGACCAACAATTGGTCTTTTTAAAATCAGCTCAAACGGCTTATTATTACGAATCGTTGCATTTTCATCCGGTGAAGTCAGCTATCGTTTTCTTCTTAGCTGAACTTTTAAATTTGATTCTAAAAGCGGAAGAACATAACAGCGATTTGTATCAATTTATTAAACAAAGTTTGATTTTATTTGATGAGAAGAAAGAAGATTTTGCTGATTTTCATCTGGTTTTCTTGATGAATCTAACCCACTTTTTAGGATTTTATCCGAATGACGATAATGAAAAAGCTACATTATTTGATTTAGAAAACGGCTTCTTTTCTGAATCCAATTCTTCGATTAATATGTTGAATCCTATCGAAACGGAATTGTTCACAAAACTCTTAAATACCCCTTTCGATTTAACAACGAAGAACCATTTCAATCAGCAGCAACGTGGCTTATTATTGGATATATTGGTCAAATATTATCAAATCCATACCAACAATTTTAAGAAGCCGAATTCGTTACAAGTCTTACACGAATTGTTTAGTTAG
- a CDS encoding YncE family protein, translating to MKNFKFLLFALIASTITLQSCNSDDDTPTTAQTGDYHEGIFVLNEGAMGSNNAEVTFFKNGTVTQNIFRTVNPSQTLGNVATSMHFDDDKGYIVVNLSNKIEVVDENTFRSVGTIASNLNNPRYIASDDQNIYVTNWGDASNPNDDFIAVFRKADLGFVKKIEVIEGPDQILVENNQLVIAHSGGWSNGNSVSIYNLNSNTLNNVVVGDVPSALVKEDGFVYVLCSGVTWGGDASPGKLVQLNLATHSVAKTLNFSEGQNPRFLVEENDQLYYTLNGAVYKLSTQATTLPTTPLFNSNATYIYSFEIINNAIYIGDAKDFASNGEVQYYSLVGNRLGSFSTGIGPNFIIKN from the coding sequence ATGAAAAATTTCAAATTTCTACTTTTCGCCTTAATCGCTTCTACAATTACATTACAATCGTGTAATTCGGATGATGATACACCAACAACAGCACAAACTGGGGATTATCATGAGGGAATCTTTGTCTTAAACGAAGGTGCTATGGGAAGCAATAATGCTGAAGTCACATTTTTTAAAAATGGAACAGTAACACAAAATATTTTTAGAACAGTAAATCCTTCTCAAACTTTAGGAAATGTTGCGACGAGCATGCATTTTGATGATGATAAAGGATATATTGTCGTAAACCTTTCCAACAAAATTGAAGTGGTGGATGAAAACACCTTTCGTTCAGTAGGTACCATTGCATCAAATTTAAATAATCCCCGATATATCGCTTCAGATGACCAAAATATCTATGTAACAAACTGGGGAGATGCCTCTAACCCAAATGATGATTTCATCGCTGTTTTCCGTAAAGCAGACTTAGGATTCGTTAAAAAAATTGAGGTTATTGAAGGTCCAGATCAAATCTTAGTAGAAAACAATCAATTGGTCATTGCCCATTCGGGAGGTTGGAGCAACGGGAATTCAGTTTCTATTTATAACTTAAATTCTAATACTTTAAACAATGTAGTGGTGGGTGATGTTCCATCTGCGCTTGTTAAAGAAGATGGGTTCGTATATGTATTATGTTCAGGAGTGACGTGGGGTGGAGATGCCTCTCCAGGAAAATTAGTTCAATTGAATTTAGCAACTCATTCAGTCGCTAAAACATTAAACTTTTCAGAAGGTCAAAATCCACGTTTCTTAGTCGAAGAAAATGATCAATTGTACTATACTTTAAATGGTGCAGTGTACAAATTGTCTACGCAAGCGACTACATTACCTACAACACCTTTATTCAATTCTAACGCAACGTACATCTATTCATTTGAAATCATTAACAATGCCATTTATATTGGTGATGCTAAAGATTTCGCCTCAAATGGAGAAGTACAATACTACAGCTTAGTTGGGAATCGTTTAGGAAGTTTTTCTACAGGTATTGGACCTAATTTTATCATAAAAAATTAA
- a CDS encoding TonB-dependent receptor plug domain-containing protein has product MKKYFILLVLAATVAFGQSDSIHLQEVVLTDPFLSHHYKSQSQIKLNDSILKKNNASLSQLLQFESPVYFKENGVGMVSSPSFRGTSASQTAVIWNGININSSINGQTDFSPINAKSYDAIIVKPGGGSIAYGTGAIGGSIHLMDQMKWDNQLSQSLDLSYGSFDSYQGNYQLHYAKDNFTSTVGYARFQSDNDYKINNHLKKNRNGKYYFNTIDAHAGIRLNDHQLRLYSQFNFGSREFSLTDQFETPTMYSNQDYRIMGLWLMKSNRWNSDLKLAYTHESNQFYPNRNSTTTQDLEVNNWIAKYYLNYNFSHKQSLSLIAENTYSKGLGTNISTSDRNMFGLGLLYKHELSDQLHYEASIRQDFSSVYDVPFTYALGINYKPVDRYQIRLNVSNNYRIPTFNDLFWETGGNEALKAEKAFQLELGNDWKAKNLNIQTNIYYNDIKDMIQWIPNNQSSYWTPVNHNHVKTYGAEIIADYRWNQLSFRGLYSYTESKNQLTDKTLMYVPKHQFHINANYQWKKWNIYMQNRWVDQVYTQTDNQKTIPSYWTSNVGLGYAFNSIFRTQFTVNNIFDHAYQSIENRYMPGINYQFAINIKL; this is encoded by the coding sequence ATGAAAAAATATTTCATTTTATTGGTTTTAGCTGCGACCGTTGCTTTTGGTCAAAGTGATTCGATTCATTTACAAGAAGTCGTTCTCACGGATCCTTTTTTATCGCATCACTACAAAAGCCAATCGCAAATCAAATTAAACGATAGCATCTTAAAGAAGAACAATGCCTCATTGAGCCAATTGTTGCAATTTGAATCCCCCGTCTATTTCAAAGAAAACGGTGTTGGAATGGTTTCTTCACCTTCTTTCCGAGGCACTTCCGCATCACAAACGGCGGTTATCTGGAACGGAATTAATATTAACTCTTCCATTAATGGACAAACTGATTTTTCTCCAATTAATGCTAAATCCTATGATGCTATCATTGTGAAACCTGGCGGTGGAAGTATCGCCTATGGTACAGGAGCAATCGGTGGAAGTATTCATTTAATGGATCAGATGAAGTGGGATAACCAACTTTCTCAATCCTTAGATTTAAGTTACGGGAGTTTTGATTCGTATCAAGGAAATTATCAACTGCATTATGCCAAAGATAATTTTACTTCAACTGTCGGATATGCTCGTTTTCAATCGGATAATGATTATAAAATTAATAATCACCTGAAAAAAAATCGAAACGGAAAATATTACTTTAATACGATCGATGCCCATGCTGGAATTAGATTAAACGATCATCAATTGCGTTTGTATTCCCAATTCAATTTTGGATCACGAGAATTCAGCTTAACGGATCAGTTTGAAACGCCCACAATGTATAGCAATCAAGATTATCGCATCATGGGCCTATGGTTAATGAAAAGCAACCGTTGGAATTCCGATTTAAAATTAGCGTATACACACGAATCCAATCAATTTTATCCGAATCGAAACAGTACAACCACACAAGATTTAGAAGTCAACAATTGGATTGCAAAATATTATTTGAATTATAATTTCTCGCATAAACAGTCGTTGAGTTTAATTGCTGAAAACACGTATTCTAAAGGTTTAGGAACAAACATTTCGACATCTGATCGTAATATGTTTGGATTAGGATTACTGTACAAGCATGAACTTTCTGATCAACTGCACTATGAAGCAAGTATTCGACAAGACTTCTCGTCAGTCTATGATGTTCCGTTTACTTATGCATTAGGCATCAATTATAAGCCGGTCGATCGGTACCAAATCCGTTTAAACGTTTCGAACAATTATCGCATTCCTACATTCAATGATTTATTTTGGGAAACTGGTGGTAACGAAGCATTAAAAGCCGAAAAAGCATTTCAGTTGGAATTAGGAAATGATTGGAAAGCAAAAAATTTGAACATCCAAACCAATATCTATTACAATGATATAAAAGACATGATTCAATGGATTCCAAACAATCAATCGTCATATTGGACTCCTGTTAATCACAATCATGTGAAAACCTATGGCGCTGAAATCATCGCTGATTATCGATGGAATCAATTGTCATTTCGAGGACTCTATTCTTATACGGAATCAAAGAATCAATTGACAGATAAAACTTTAATGTATGTTCCAAAGCATCAGTTTCATATCAATGCGAATTACCAATGGAAAAAATGGAACATCTATATGCAAAATCGTTGGGTCGATCAAGTGTATACCCAAACTGACAATCAAAAAACCATTCCAAGTTATTGGACTTCAAACGTCGGTTTAGGGTATGCATTTAATTCCATTTTCCGTACACAATTTACAGTAAACAATATTTTCGATCATGCATATCAGAGTATTGAAAACCGTTATATGCCTGGAATCAACTATCAATTCGCAATAAACATCAAACTATAA
- a CDS encoding cystathionine gamma-synthase: protein MKFNTKAIHGGQHHDPSTGAVMTPIYQTSTFAQRSPGDYKGYEYSRGANPTRSALENALASIEGGVAGFAFGSGLAAIDGVLKLFKPGDEIIAMDDLYGGSYRLFTRVYEKFGLKFHFVDMTDVDATVALINDNTKMVWIETPTNPLMKVVDIKAINDAAKAKKADVLVAVDNTFASPYLQRPIELGADIVMHSATKYLGGHSDLVAGAIIVNSEQLATDVHFNLFATGGILGPQDSYLVLRGIKTLAVRMDRHCSNGMKVARFLDAHPKIAHVYYPGLENHPQHEIAKKQMKDFGGMVTFTLTSGKKEDAFKLLENLKVFTLAESLGGVESLANHPATMTHASIPAEKRAEIGITDDLIRLSVGIEDIDDLLADLEQVLNLI, encoded by the coding sequence ATGAAATTCAATACAAAAGCTATACACGGTGGTCAACACCATGACCCATCTACAGGAGCGGTTATGACTCCAATTTACCAAACATCAACATTTGCACAACGTTCTCCTGGAGACTACAAAGGATACGAATATTCTCGTGGTGCTAACCCAACACGTTCAGCTTTAGAAAATGCTTTAGCATCTATCGAAGGTGGAGTAGCAGGTTTTGCCTTTGGTTCTGGATTAGCAGCAATCGATGGTGTTTTAAAATTATTCAAACCTGGTGATGAAATCATCGCGATGGATGATTTATACGGAGGATCTTATCGTTTATTTACACGCGTTTACGAAAAATTTGGATTAAAATTCCATTTCGTAGATATGACAGATGTAGATGCAACTGTTGCTTTAATCAACGACAATACAAAAATGGTTTGGATTGAAACACCAACAAATCCATTAATGAAGGTTGTTGATATTAAAGCAATCAACGATGCAGCGAAAGCGAAAAAAGCAGATGTTTTAGTTGCGGTCGATAATACTTTTGCTTCTCCATATTTACAACGTCCAATCGAGTTAGGAGCTGATATCGTGATGCACTCAGCAACAAAATATCTAGGTGGTCACTCAGATTTAGTGGCTGGAGCTATTATCGTGAATTCAGAGCAATTAGCAACTGATGTTCACTTCAATTTATTTGCAACAGGTGGAATTTTAGGACCACAAGATTCGTACTTAGTGTTACGTGGAATCAAAACGTTAGCCGTTCGTATGGATCGTCACTGTTCAAATGGAATGAAAGTGGCTCGTTTCTTAGATGCTCATCCGAAAATTGCTCACGTATATTATCCAGGTTTAGAGAATCACCCACAACACGAAATCGCGAAAAAGCAAATGAAAGATTTCGGTGGTATGGTAACCTTTACATTAACTTCGGGTAAGAAAGAAGATGCATTCAAGTTATTAGAAAACTTAAAAGTATTCACGTTAGCTGAATCGTTAGGTGGGGTTGAATCGTTAGCGAATCACCCAGCAACAATGACGCACGCGTCTATTCCGGCTGAAAAACGTGCGGAGATCGGTATTACAGATGATTTAATTCGTTTATCGGTGGGTATCGAAGACATCGACGATTTATTAGCAGATTTAGAACAAGTTTTAAACTTAATCTAA
- a CDS encoding DUF5686 family protein, protein MSTKNYFSILLLFGAYFIYAQVKIQGKVLEATTGKPVAYADVRLPELKVGTTTNSDGSFYVESTGNTNKLVITKSGYQRYDYEIVEKIDFNFLAELELEAEDPSESIDDSGDGIALGTATVIGKKKQRVKKKENPAYAILREVWARRKTNGLKKIPQYSYNEYEKLQFDLSNIDSAFMKRKIFKGFEFVFEKVDTSSVNGKTYLPAFLNESIYKVEGINQPKSLERRVLEANKTSGFENNDAVSATVKNLFKDVNIYDNRLNFLNIKFVSPIATDGFAVYDYVLKDTIDIDGVETYRIKYFPRREGELTFKGDMYIAKDSYAVKSIDLETTKDMNVNFVRNIFMALEFDIVNDSVFYPKKEYAMLDMTIFSKKESSKGLFAHRTVNYYNYDLESRQPDDYYAQRIDPALNVVNTKDSSYWAANRPVALTKDQEGIYETLDQLNEIPKFNRIVKTLEVLGSGYYRVGNIDIGNLYNSFGYNKIEGFRLRAGARTYFSQNDMWRAQGFLAYGFDDNKFKYGADLRFMFNKYNRFQVGIGTKRDVEQLAAQLTASDGIMTRSFASSSIINQGDNFFLSSNNLTNVYASIEPWKNVIFRLDGNYQRIKPASREYFSIAYDKNGVVQENLTNSSISFSIIAKPGAKYSQYGIDRLEMTTLAPTLMLRYTKGLKGVIDSDFEFDKIQFLYTQPILVGSLGRSLLTVEAGKTFQGVPLSLLSAIPGNESYGQVYGTFSQLDYYEFVTDEYITMNWEHHFNGWILNKLPLIRKLKLREVAFLRAAYGDISEKSININRSTINYFVPNQQIYYEYGFGIENIGWGNIRPIRIDFNWRGNYNNLPDVRKFGVTLGLQWDF, encoded by the coding sequence ATGTCAACCAAAAACTATTTTTCTATACTACTCTTATTCGGTGCATATTTCATTTATGCCCAAGTAAAAATTCAAGGAAAAGTCTTAGAAGCCACAACGGGAAAGCCAGTGGCCTATGCTGACGTTCGTTTACCTGAACTAAAAGTAGGGACAACTACAAATTCGGATGGATCTTTTTATGTGGAATCCACAGGTAATACGAATAAATTAGTGATCACAAAATCTGGTTATCAGAGATATGATTATGAAATTGTAGAAAAGATTGACTTTAATTTTTTAGCTGAATTAGAATTGGAAGCAGAAGATCCTAGTGAATCTATTGATGATTCAGGGGATGGAATTGCGTTAGGTACTGCAACTGTTATAGGTAAGAAAAAGCAAAGGGTTAAGAAAAAAGAAAATCCTGCTTATGCTATACTTCGAGAAGTATGGGCAAGGCGTAAGACCAATGGTCTAAAGAAAATTCCACAGTATTCGTATAATGAATACGAAAAGTTGCAATTTGATTTGAGCAACATTGATTCTGCTTTTATGAAACGCAAAATCTTTAAAGGTTTTGAATTTGTTTTCGAAAAAGTAGACACTTCATCGGTGAATGGTAAAACTTATTTACCCGCATTTTTAAATGAATCCATTTATAAAGTAGAGGGAATCAATCAACCCAAAAGTTTAGAGCGTCGTGTATTAGAAGCCAATAAAACATCTGGTTTCGAAAACAATGATGCTGTATCTGCTACGGTAAAAAATTTATTCAAAGATGTTAATATTTACGATAATCGCTTAAATTTTCTCAACATCAAATTTGTGTCTCCTATTGCAACTGATGGTTTCGCCGTATACGATTACGTATTAAAAGATACAATTGATATTGATGGAGTAGAAACCTATCGTATCAAATATTTTCCACGTAGAGAAGGAGAATTGACATTTAAAGGTGATATGTATATCGCCAAGGATTCATATGCCGTTAAATCCATTGATTTGGAAACAACAAAGGATATGAATGTCAATTTTGTACGTAATATTTTTATGGCCTTAGAATTTGATATTGTCAATGATTCAGTATTCTATCCCAAAAAGGAATATGCAATGTTGGATATGACCATATTTTCTAAAAAAGAAAGTTCGAAAGGTTTATTTGCGCATCGTACAGTGAATTATTACAACTATGATTTGGAAAGTCGACAGCCGGATGACTATTATGCCCAACGTATTGATCCTGCTTTAAATGTTGTAAACACAAAAGATTCTTCTTATTGGGCAGCAAATCGACCAGTAGCACTTACGAAGGATCAAGAAGGAATTTATGAAACGTTGGATCAATTGAATGAGATTCCAAAATTCAATCGGATTGTAAAGACGTTAGAAGTATTAGGTTCAGGATATTATCGTGTAGGAAATATTGATATTGGAAATCTATACAATTCATTCGGATATAATAAAATCGAAGGGTTTCGTTTAAGAGCGGGCGCAAGAACCTATTTCTCTCAGAATGATATGTGGCGTGCACAAGGTTTTTTAGCGTATGGATTTGATGATAACAAGTTTAAATATGGTGCTGATTTACGTTTTATGTTCAATAAGTACAATCGTTTTCAAGTCGGAATTGGTACAAAACGTGATGTAGAACAGTTAGCAGCACAATTAACGGCATCGGATGGAATTATGACGCGAAGTTTTGCCTCTTCATCCATTATCAATCAAGGAGATAACTTCTTTTTAAGTTCCAATAACTTAACCAATGTGTATGCATCGATTGAGCCATGGAAGAATGTAATATTCCGATTAGATGGGAATTATCAACGCATAAAACCAGCATCTCGTGAATATTTTTCTATTGCCTATGATAAAAATGGTGTGGTACAAGAAAATTTAACGAATTCATCCATCAGTTTTTCGATTATCGCTAAGCCTGGAGCAAAGTATTCACAGTATGGAATTGATCGTTTGGAGATGACTACTTTAGCGCCAACCTTGATGTTACGTTATACCAAAGGGTTGAAAGGTGTAATCGATTCTGATTTTGAATTTGATAAAATCCAATTTTTATACACTCAACCGATTTTAGTAGGCTCATTGGGAAGATCGTTATTAACGGTAGAAGCTGGGAAAACTTTTCAAGGTGTACCTTTATCGTTATTGAGTGCGATTCCCGGGAACGAAAGTTATGGTCAGGTTTATGGTACATTCTCACAATTGGATTACTATGAATTCGTGACGGATGAATATATAACAATGAATTGGGAACATCATTTTAATGGATGGATTTTAAACAAATTACCGCTTATTAGAAAATTAAAATTAAGAGAAGTCGCTTTTTTAAGAGCTGCTTATGGTGATATCTCTGAGAAAAGTATCAACATCAATCGTTCAACGATTAATTACTTTGTACCGAATCA
- a CDS encoding nucleoside deaminase yields the protein MADLFSDEYFMRIALNEAVNAYEHDEIPVGAVIVSNNKIIAKAHNLTETLTDVTAHAEMQAITSAANYLGGKYLQNCTLYVTLEPCVMCGGALYWSQISKVVYGASDPKRGFKAKIGELHPKTEIISGVMEDECGEIIKAFFQRKR from the coding sequence ATGGCAGATTTATTTTCGGACGAGTATTTTATGAGAATAGCATTAAACGAAGCAGTAAATGCTTACGAACACGATGAAATTCCAGTTGGTGCTGTCATCGTAAGCAACAACAAAATCATTGCAAAAGCTCATAATCTAACCGAAACTTTAACCGATGTAACGGCTCATGCCGAAATGCAAGCCATTACTTCTGCAGCCAATTATTTGGGCGGAAAATACCTGCAAAATTGTACATTGTATGTGACTTTAGAACCTTGTGTAATGTGTGGAGGTGCTTTGTATTGGAGCCAAATTTCAAAAGTAGTGTATGGAGCATCGGATCCTAAACGTGGATTTAAAGCCAAAATTGGTGAATTACACCCCAAAACAGAAATTATTTCTGGCGTGATGGAAGATGAATGTGGTGAAATTATAAAAGCTTTTTTTCAGCGTAAACGATAA